One window of Mangrovibacterium diazotrophicum genomic DNA carries:
- a CDS encoding cytochrome b N-terminal domain-containing protein produces MKHPSTERSISDFLLHIHPRKVEPRAIVFNRTFGLGGIAALLFVILFITGMLLRFAYVPSGSGAYDSIVRLQKDVLFGQLLRNLHYWSAMLLVVVSFLHLVRVFYAQAVYHERRKNWLYGLLLMFLVVCSNFTGYLLPWDQLSYWAVTIMTNMLNYTPLVGKFLADMIRGGDVVNDDTLLRFYNFHTGLLPLLLVFFMFVHFWLVRRAKGVAIPHSERTTKVETHPNLVYKEALTALVVIIVLMLFSFFVDAPLLDKAKPLVSPNPSKAPWYFMGFQELLMHMHPAFASFLIPLLVIELFIIIPFVHFRKVNEGVWFYSEKGKKITILSAIVTAVFTFAIIVIDDLLLDFGHWFSSWPVLISEGVLPALIYFVPVGVYLYFVKKKFKADAMELVLVSVTIILVAYLVMMLTGSLLRGAGMQLIF; encoded by the coding sequence ATGAAACACCCTTCGACGGAACGATCCATTTCGGACTTCCTATTGCACATTCATCCACGAAAAGTTGAGCCCCGAGCCATTGTGTTTAACCGCACATTTGGGCTTGGAGGAATCGCAGCCCTGCTGTTTGTCATACTTTTCATCACGGGTATGTTGCTCCGTTTTGCTTATGTTCCTTCTGGTAGTGGCGCTTACGATTCGATTGTCAGACTGCAGAAGGATGTCCTTTTTGGACAGTTGCTTCGAAACCTGCATTACTGGAGTGCCATGCTTTTGGTGGTGGTTTCGTTTCTACATTTAGTGCGCGTTTTTTATGCGCAAGCCGTTTACCACGAACGCCGTAAGAACTGGCTTTACGGTTTGCTGCTAATGTTCCTGGTTGTGTGTTCCAACTTCACAGGTTACCTGTTGCCCTGGGATCAGCTCTCGTACTGGGCGGTGACCATTATGACGAACATGCTGAATTATACGCCGCTGGTCGGCAAGTTTTTGGCCGATATGATTCGTGGTGGCGATGTTGTGAATGACGATACGCTGCTTCGCTTTTATAATTTTCACACCGGTTTACTTCCATTGTTGCTTGTCTTTTTCATGTTTGTTCATTTTTGGCTGGTACGCCGGGCAAAAGGGGTGGCTATACCGCATTCGGAACGAACTACAAAAGTTGAAACTCATCCGAATTTGGTGTATAAGGAAGCCTTAACAGCGTTGGTGGTGATCATCGTGCTAATGCTGTTTTCTTTCTTTGTTGATGCACCGTTGCTGGACAAAGCGAAGCCATTGGTCAGTCCAAACCCGAGTAAAGCGCCCTGGTACTTTATGGGTTTCCAGGAACTGCTCATGCACATGCACCCGGCTTTCGCTTCATTTTTAATTCCACTGTTGGTCATTGAGCTGTTCATCATCATCCCGTTTGTGCATTTTCGGAAGGTGAACGAAGGCGTCTGGTTTTACTCGGAAAAAGGGAAGAAAATAACTATCCTCTCAGCTATTGTTACAGCGGTCTTCACCTTTGCGATCATCGTCATCGATGATTTGCTGCTCGATTTCGGGCACTGGTTTTCGTCCTGGCCCGTGCTGATTAGCGAGGGCGTGCTGCCGGCGCTAATCTATTTTGTGCCGGTGGGAGTTTACCTATATTTCGTGAAAAAGAAATTTAAGGCCGATGCCATGGAGCTTGTTCTGGTTTCGGTAACAATCATACTTGTTGCATATTTGGTGATGATGCTGACCGGCAGCCTGCTGCGTGGAGCGGGAATGCAACTGATTTTTTAG